Proteins encoded within one genomic window of Pseudomonas cannabina:
- the mutS gene encoding DNA mismatch repair protein MutS has product MSDLSSHTPMMQQYWKLKNQHPDQLMFYRMGDFYEIFYEDAKKAAKLLDITLTARGQSAGQSIPMCGIPYHAAEGYLAKLVKLGESVVICEQIGDPATSKGPVDRQVVRIITPGTISDEALLDERRDNLIAAVLGDERLFGLAVLDITSGNFSVLEIKGWENLLAELERINPVELLIPDDWPQGLPAEKRRGARRRAPWDFERDSAHKSLCQQFATQDLKGFGCENLTLAIGAAGCLLSYARETQRTALPHLRSLRHERLDDTVILDAASRRNLELDTNLSGGRDNTLQSVMDRCQTAMGTRLLTRWLNRPLRDLAVLQARQTSIGCFLERYRFENLQPQLKEIGDIERILARIGLRNARPRDLARLRDALSALPELQQAMTDLDAPHLQQLAQTASTYPELADLLQRAINDNPPAVIRDGGVLKTGYDAELDELQSLSENAGQFLIDLEAREKARTGLSHLKVGYNRVHGYFIELPSKQAEQAPADYIRRQTLKGAERFITPELKEFEDKALSAKSRALAREKMLYEALLEDLIGHLAPLQDTAAALAELDVLSNLAERALNLDLNCPRFVAEPCMRIEQGRHPVVEQVLSTPFVANDLALDDNTRMLVITGPNMGGKSTYMRQTALIVLLAHIGSFVPAATCELSLVDRIFTRIGSSDDLAGGRSTFMVEMSETANILHNASDKSLVLMDEVGRGTSTFDGLSLAWAAAECLAQLRAYTLFATHYFELTVLPESEPLVTNVHLNATEHNERIVFLHRVLPGPASQSYGLAVAQLAGVPAKVITRAKEHLQRLETTSLPHEQPRAKPGKPAVPQQSDMFASLPHPVLDELSKIKVDDMTPRQALDLLYTLQTRL; this is encoded by the coding sequence ATTTCCGATCTCTCCTCACACACGCCCATGATGCAACAGTACTGGAAGCTGAAAAATCAGCACCCGGACCAGTTGATGTTCTATCGCATGGGCGACTTCTACGAAATTTTCTACGAAGACGCGAAGAAAGCCGCCAAATTGCTGGATATCACCCTGACTGCTCGCGGCCAGTCGGCAGGCCAGAGCATACCCATGTGCGGGATTCCCTATCATGCGGCCGAGGGCTATCTGGCCAAACTGGTGAAGCTTGGCGAGTCGGTGGTGATCTGTGAACAGATCGGCGATCCGGCCACCAGCAAGGGCCCGGTGGACCGTCAGGTGGTGCGCATCATCACGCCCGGGACCATCAGCGATGAAGCGCTGCTCGATGAGCGCCGGGACAACCTGATCGCCGCCGTGCTGGGGGACGAGCGGCTGTTCGGCCTCGCGGTGCTGGACATCACCAGTGGCAACTTCAGTGTGCTGGAGATCAAGGGCTGGGAAAATCTGCTCGCCGAGCTTGAGCGCATCAACCCGGTCGAGCTGTTGATTCCTGACGATTGGCCACAAGGTTTGCCAGCGGAAAAGCGCCGCGGTGCCAGACGTCGCGCGCCCTGGGATTTCGAACGCGATTCCGCGCACAAAAGTCTCTGCCAGCAGTTTGCGACCCAGGACCTCAAGGGTTTCGGCTGCGAGAACCTGACCCTGGCCATTGGTGCTGCTGGCTGCCTCTTGAGCTACGCCAGGGAAACACAGCGCACCGCCCTGCCGCACTTGCGCAGCCTGCGCCACGAGCGTCTCGACGATACCGTGATCCTCGACGCCGCCAGTCGGCGCAATCTGGAACTGGACACCAACCTCTCGGGCGGACGCGACAACACGCTGCAGTCCGTCATGGATCGCTGCCAGACAGCGATGGGCACGCGCTTGCTGACTCGCTGGCTGAATCGCCCGCTGCGCGACCTTGCCGTATTGCAGGCACGTCAGACCTCCATTGGTTGCTTCCTGGAACGCTATCGTTTCGAGAACCTGCAACCGCAGCTCAAGGAAATCGGGGACATCGAGCGGATTCTGGCGCGGATAGGTCTGCGCAACGCTCGGCCGCGCGATCTTGCCCGACTGCGCGATGCTCTGAGCGCACTGCCCGAGTTGCAACAGGCGATGACCGACCTTGACGCGCCGCACCTGCAGCAACTTGCGCAGACCGCCAGCACATACCCCGAGCTTGCTGATCTGCTGCAACGCGCGATCAACGACAACCCGCCCGCCGTGATTCGTGACGGTGGCGTTCTGAAGACCGGCTACGACGCAGAGCTGGACGAGCTGCAATCACTGAGCGAAAACGCCGGCCAGTTCCTGATCGATCTGGAAGCGCGCGAAAAAGCCCGTACCGGACTGAGCCATCTGAAAGTCGGTTACAACCGCGTGCACGGCTACTTCATCGAGTTGCCGAGCAAGCAGGCTGAACAGGCACCGGCCGACTACATTCGCCGCCAGACCCTCAAGGGCGCCGAGCGCTTCATCACGCCGGAACTCAAAGAGTTCGAAGACAAAGCACTGTCAGCAAAAAGCCGTGCGCTGGCGCGTGAAAAAATGCTCTACGAGGCCTTGCTTGAAGACCTTATCGGCCATCTGGCCCCGCTGCAGGACACTGCGGCAGCACTGGCCGAGCTGGACGTATTGAGCAATCTTGCAGAGCGCGCCCTGAATCTGGACCTGAATTGCCCACGCTTCGTGGCCGAGCCCTGCATGCGCATCGAGCAAGGTCGCCATCCGGTGGTCGAGCAGGTGTTGAGCACGCCATTCGTTGCCAACGACCTGGCCCTCGACGACAACACGCGGATGCTGGTCATCACCGGCCCGAACATGGGCGGTAAGTCGACCTACATGCGCCAGACGGCATTGATCGTGCTGCTGGCCCACATTGGCAGCTTCGTGCCGGCCGCCACGTGCGAACTGTCGCTGGTTGACCGGATCTTCACCCGGATCGGCTCCAGCGACGACCTTGCCGGTGGACGTTCGACGTTCATGGTGGAAATGAGCGAGACCGCCAACATTCTGCATAACGCCAGCGACAAGAGCCTGGTGCTGATGGACGAGGTCGGACGCGGCACCAGTACTTTCGACGGCCTGTCACTGGCCTGGGCGGCTGCCGAATGCCTTGCGCAACTGCGCGCTTACACGCTGTTCGCGACGCATTATTTCGAACTGACGGTGCTGCCGGAAAGCGAGCCGCTGGTCACCAACGTGCATTTGAACGCCACCGAACACAACGAGCGGATCGTATTCCTGCACCGTGTGCTGCCAGGGCCTGCCAGCCAGAGCTACGGCCTGGCCGTGGCGCAACTGGCGGGCGTTCCAGCGAAAGTCATCACGCGCGCCAAGGAGCACTTGCAGCGCCTGGAAACCACCAGCCTGCCCCACGAACAGCCGCGCGCCAAACCCGGCAAACCTGCGGTCCCGCAACAGAGCGATATGTTCGCCAGTCTGCCGCATCCGGTGCTCGATGAACTGTCGAAGATCAAGGTTGACGACATGACCCCGCGGCAGGCTCTGGATTTGCTGTACACATTGCAAACACGTCTGTGA
- a CDS encoding peptidoglycan DD-metalloendopeptidase family protein: MSLTVIQQLRSSRIYQRLVIGIALGVLLAGCSSTPPGGVRVVDRNGNAVAQRPTVTTGQYVVRRGDTLFSIAFRYGWDWKALAARNQIPEPFTIKPGQTIRFDGRSSSTSGVASTPVGGRPTTTTSTTTSSSGSVKTTVMSKPVAVVPVVIPPSATTGTGPAGKSPSGWTWPSSGILIGKFSSNGSLNKGIDIAGDLGQPVLAASDGSVVYAGSGLRGYGELIIIKHSDTYVSAYGHNRRLLVREGQQVKAGQTIAEMGSTGTDRVKLHFEIRRQGKPVDPLEFLPRR; the protein is encoded by the coding sequence GTGAGTCTCACAGTCATTCAGCAGCTCAGGTCCTCAAGAATTTATCAGCGTCTGGTGATTGGCATTGCTCTCGGTGTCCTTCTGGCCGGCTGTTCCAGCACGCCGCCAGGTGGTGTTCGTGTGGTCGATCGTAATGGCAATGCGGTTGCGCAACGCCCCACCGTGACCACCGGCCAGTACGTCGTCAGACGCGGCGATACGCTGTTTTCCATTGCGTTTCGTTACGGCTGGGACTGGAAAGCACTGGCTGCCCGCAATCAGATCCCGGAGCCGTTTACCATCAAACCAGGTCAGACGATTCGCTTTGACGGGCGCTCTTCTTCAACATCCGGTGTAGCGTCGACCCCCGTTGGAGGGCGTCCAACCACGACAACTTCCACCACGACAAGCAGCTCGGGCTCAGTGAAAACCACTGTCATGTCCAAGCCGGTGGCGGTTGTACCGGTGGTGATACCGCCGTCGGCAACGACCGGCACAGGCCCGGCTGGCAAGTCTCCGTCGGGTTGGACGTGGCCTTCTAGTGGCATTTTGATAGGAAAGTTTTCCTCAAACGGCAGTTTGAATAAAGGAATTGATATCGCGGGTGATTTGGGACAGCCTGTTTTGGCAGCGTCTGATGGTTCGGTCGTTTACGCCGGAAGCGGATTACGTGGCTACGGCGAATTGATCATCATCAAACACAGCGATACCTACGTCAGTGCCTACGGTCATAATCGCAGGTTATTGGTTCGGGAAGGGCAGCAGGTCAAGGCAGGGCAGACAATTGCCGAAATGGGGTCAACAGGAACTGACCGGGTGAAACTGCATTTTGAGATTCGCCGCCAAGGGAAACCTGTAGATCCATTGGAATTTTTGCCACGTCGTTGA
- the surE gene encoding 5'/3'-nucleotidase SurE, whose product MRILISNDDGVTAPGLAALHAALADYAECVVIAPDQDKSGASSSLTLDRPLHPHTLDNGFISVNGTPTDCVHLGLHGLLEREPDMVVSGINLGANLGDDVLYSGTAAAALEGRFLQRPSFAFSFLSRQPDNLATAAHYARLLVEAHEQLDLPPRTVLNVNIPNLPLEHIRGIQLTRLGHRARAAAPVRVVDPRGRPGYWIAAAGDAEDGGAGTDFHAVMQGYVSITPLQLDRTFQDGFSSLNNWLEDLR is encoded by the coding sequence ATGCGTATTCTGATATCAAATGACGACGGGGTCACTGCGCCCGGTCTTGCGGCGCTGCATGCGGCGCTGGCGGACTATGCCGAGTGTGTGGTGATCGCCCCTGACCAAGACAAAAGTGGTGCCAGCAGTTCGCTGACACTCGACCGGCCCCTGCACCCGCACACCCTCGATAACGGCTTCATCAGCGTCAACGGCACGCCGACCGATTGCGTACATCTGGGCCTGCACGGGCTTCTGGAGCGTGAGCCGGACATGGTGGTGTCGGGGATCAACCTTGGCGCCAACCTGGGCGATGACGTGCTGTATTCCGGCACCGCTGCCGCCGCGCTCGAAGGCCGCTTCCTGCAGCGTCCGTCGTTTGCCTTTTCGTTTCTGTCACGTCAGCCGGATAATCTGGCGACGGCGGCCCATTATGCGCGTTTGCTGGTAGAGGCCCACGAGCAACTCGATCTGCCACCGCGCACGGTACTGAACGTGAACATTCCGAATTTGCCGCTTGAACACATTCGGGGCATTCAACTGACCCGCCTGGGCCACCGTGCCCGCGCTGCCGCCCCGGTCAGAGTGGTTGATCCGCGTGGCAGGCCCGGTTACTGGATCGCTGCTGCCGGTGATGCCGAGGATGGCGGTGCCGGAACCGATTTTCATGCGGTCATGCAGGGCTACGTATCGATTACGCCGCTGCAACTGGACCGAACCTTTCAGGATGGTTTCAGCAGCCTGAACAACTGGCTGGAGGACCTGCGCTGA
- a CDS encoding protein-L-isoaspartate(D-aspartate) O-methyltransferase: protein MTSQRTRERLIQRLCEEGITNDRVLDVIRKTPRHLFVDEALAHRAYEDTALPIGHNQTISQPYMVARMSELLLAAGPLDKVMEIGTGSGYQTAVLSQLVERVFSVERIKVLQDRAKERLVELNLRNVVFRWGDGWEGWPALAPYNGIIVTAVATDVPQALLDQLAPGGRLVIPVGSGEVQQLMLIIREENGFSRHVLGAVRFVPLLNGPIA, encoded by the coding sequence ATGACCTCGCAACGAACACGCGAGCGCTTGATTCAGCGTCTCTGTGAGGAAGGCATTACCAACGATCGAGTGCTGGACGTCATTCGCAAGACGCCCCGGCACCTGTTCGTCGATGAAGCGCTGGCGCACCGCGCCTATGAAGACACCGCCTTGCCGATCGGCCATAACCAGACCATCTCTCAGCCTTATATGGTTGCGCGGATGAGTGAGCTGTTGCTGGCCGCTGGCCCGCTCGACAAGGTCATGGAAATCGGCACCGGTTCCGGCTACCAGACTGCAGTGCTGTCACAGCTGGTCGAGCGGGTATTTTCGGTGGAGCGCATCAAGGTCCTTCAGGACCGGGCCAAGGAGCGGCTGGTTGAACTCAACCTGCGCAACGTGGTTTTTCGCTGGGGCGATGGCTGGGAAGGCTGGCCGGCGTTGGCACCTTATAACGGCATCATCGTCACGGCGGTGGCGACGGACGTGCCGCAGGCGCTGCTCGATCAACTGGCTCCAGGAGGACGGTTGGTCATCCCGGTGGGCTCGGGCGAAGTACAGCAATTGATGCTGATCATTCGCGAAGAAAACGGGTTTTCCCGACACGTATTGGGTGCCGTGCGCTTCGTGCCTTTGCTCAACGGGCCGATTGCCTGA
- the recA gene encoding recombinase RecA yields the protein MDDNKKKALAAALGQIERQFGKGAVMRMGDHDRQAIPAISTGSLGLDIALGIGGLPKGRIVEIYGPESSGKTTLTLSVIAQAQKMGATCAFVDAEHALDPEYAGKLGVNVDDLLVSQPDTGEQALEITDMLVRSNAIDVIVVDSVAALVPKAEIEGEMGDMHVGLQARLMSQALRKITGNIKNANCLVIFINQIRMKIGVMFGSPETTTGGNALKFYASVRLDIRRTGAVKEGDEVVGSETRVKVVKNKVAPPFRQAEFQILYGKGIYLNGEIVDLAVLHGFVEKSGAWYSYQGSKIGQGKANSAKFLADNPEICKALEKQIRDKLLTPGVDTKAVGSREAVVTDDVAEADADI from the coding sequence ATGGACGACAACAAGAAGAAAGCCTTGGCTGCGGCCTTGGGTCAGATCGAGCGTCAGTTCGGTAAAGGTGCCGTGATGCGCATGGGCGATCACGATCGCCAGGCGATTCCTGCCATCTCCACCGGTTCGCTGGGTCTGGACATCGCACTCGGTATCGGCGGTCTGCCTAAAGGCCGGATCGTGGAAATCTACGGTCCTGAGTCTTCCGGTAAAACCACGCTGACCCTGTCGGTCATCGCGCAAGCCCAGAAAATGGGCGCGACGTGCGCATTCGTCGATGCGGAACACGCACTCGATCCGGAATACGCAGGCAAGCTGGGCGTCAACGTCGACGACCTGTTGGTCTCGCAGCCGGACACCGGCGAGCAGGCGCTGGAAATCACCGACATGCTGGTGCGTTCCAATGCCATTGACGTCATCGTCGTCGACTCCGTTGCCGCGCTGGTGCCGAAGGCTGAGATCGAAGGCGAGATGGGTGACATGCACGTGGGTCTGCAGGCGCGCCTGATGTCGCAGGCACTGCGCAAGATCACCGGTAACATCAAGAACGCCAACTGCCTGGTCATCTTCATCAACCAGATCCGCATGAAGATCGGTGTGATGTTCGGTAGCCCGGAAACCACCACCGGTGGCAACGCACTGAAGTTCTACGCTTCGGTACGTCTGGATATCCGTCGTACCGGCGCCGTGAAAGAAGGCGACGAAGTGGTTGGCAGCGAAACCCGCGTCAAGGTCGTGAAGAACAAGGTAGCTCCGCCGTTCCGCCAGGCAGAGTTCCAGATTCTCTACGGCAAGGGTATCTACCTGAACGGCGAAATCGTCGACCTGGCCGTATTGCACGGTTTTGTCGAGAAATCCGGCGCATGGTACAGCTACCAGGGCAGCAAGATCGGTCAGGGTAAAGCTAACTCGGCCAAGTTCCTGGCGGATAACCCGGAAATCTGCAAAGCGCTTGAGAAGCAGATTCGCGACAAGTTGCTTACCCCGGGTGTCGACACCAAGGCTGTAGGCTCTCGTGAAGCAGTGGTTACCGATGACGTGGCCGAAGCAGACGCTGATATCTGA
- the truD gene encoding tRNA pseudouridine(13) synthase TruD produces the protein MTELELLGPRAWGDALGRAVLKAVAEDFQVDEVLDIPLTGDGEHLWLWVEKRGLNTEEAARRLARAAGVPLRTVSYAGLKDRQALTRQWFSIQLPGKADPDLSAAQDETLQILDSGRHKRKLQRGAHAANGFTLRLTQLDADKDALNQRLEIIARQGIPNYFGTQRFGYQGGNLGEAREYAARQALPEQRAVRSRLLSTARSYLFNRVLAARIADGSWQQAQVGDLLAFTDSRSFFPAGIAECSDPRLAILDLHPTGPQWGEGPSPATGATAALENAITASESSLRDWLVKAGMEHERRILRLPIGRLTWHYPEPDILQLEFVLPPGCFATVLVRELVDLAPVGQTDSSCVF, from the coding sequence ATGACCGAACTCGAACTGCTGGGCCCGAGGGCCTGGGGCGATGCGTTGGGTCGTGCTGTGCTCAAGGCCGTCGCTGAAGACTTTCAGGTTGATGAAGTGCTGGATATACCGCTGACAGGCGATGGCGAGCACCTGTGGTTGTGGGTCGAGAAACGCGGCCTGAATACCGAGGAAGCGGCCCGCCGGCTGGCACGTGCCGCAGGTGTTCCGTTGCGTACCGTCAGTTATGCAGGATTGAAAGACCGCCAGGCGCTGACCCGCCAATGGTTCAGCATTCAGTTGCCAGGCAAGGCCGATCCTGATCTTTCGGCAGCGCAGGACGAAACGCTGCAGATTCTCGACAGCGGTCGCCACAAGCGAAAATTGCAGCGCGGTGCCCATGCGGCCAACGGTTTCACGCTCAGGCTGACGCAACTGGACGCCGACAAGGACGCCTTGAATCAACGCCTTGAAATAATTGCCCGGCAGGGTATTCCCAACTACTTTGGCACGCAGCGTTTCGGATATCAGGGCGGCAATCTGGGCGAAGCTCGTGAATACGCGGCCCGTCAAGCGCTGCCAGAACAGCGAGCGGTGCGGTCGCGGCTGTTGTCCACGGCGCGCAGCTATCTGTTCAATCGAGTGCTGGCGGCGCGTATTGCCGACGGCAGCTGGCAGCAGGCCCAAGTGGGTGATCTGCTGGCATTTACCGACAGTCGCAGTTTTTTTCCGGCCGGTATCGCCGAGTGCAGCGATCCTCGCTTGGCGATTCTCGATCTTCATCCCACCGGCCCGCAATGGGGGGAAGGCCCTTCGCCAGCGACCGGCGCGACCGCAGCGCTCGAAAACGCGATCACCGCTAGTGAGTCTTCACTGCGTGACTGGCTGGTCAAAGCAGGCATGGAGCACGAACGGCGCATCCTGCGGCTGCCCATTGGACGGCTGACGTGGCATTATCCCGAGCCTGACATTCTGCAACTGGAATTCGTCCTTCCGCCCGGATGCTTCGCCACTGTGTTGGTGCGCGAACTCGTTGATCTGGCGCCGGTTGGGCAGACGGACAGCTCATGCGTATTCTGA
- the rpoS gene encoding RNA polymerase sigma factor RpoS translates to MALGNEAPEFDIDDEVLLMEAGIVLTEASNDKQPAAAVSGRVKAKHSTSLKQHKYIDYTRALDATQLYLNEIGFSPLLSPEEEVHFARLSQSGDPAGRKRMIESNLRLVVKIARRYVNRGLSLLDLIEEGNLGLIRAVEKFDPERGFRFSTYATWWIRQTIERAIMNQTRTIRLPIHVVKELNVYLRAARELTQKLDHEPSPEEIANLLERPVGEVKRMLGLNERVSSVDVSLGPDSDKTLLDTLTDDRPTDPCELLQDDDLSQSIDQWLSELTEKQREVVIRRFGLRGHESSTLEDVGLEIGLTRERVRQIQVEGLKRLREILEKNGLSSESLFR, encoded by the coding sequence ATGGCTCTTGGCAACGAAGCGCCGGAGTTTGACATCGATGATGAAGTGCTCCTTATGGAAGCCGGCATTGTACTGACGGAGGCGTCAAACGATAAGCAGCCAGCCGCTGCTGTGTCGGGACGCGTCAAGGCCAAGCATTCAACATCGCTCAAACAACACAAATACATCGACTACACCCGAGCGCTCGACGCTACCCAGCTGTATCTCAACGAGATCGGGTTCTCTCCTCTGTTGTCCCCGGAAGAAGAAGTTCACTTTGCACGTCTGTCGCAAAGTGGCGATCCGGCCGGACGCAAACGCATGATTGAAAGCAATCTGCGACTGGTGGTTAAAATCGCCAGGCGCTATGTCAATCGTGGTCTGTCATTGCTGGACCTGATCGAAGAGGGCAACCTTGGGCTCATCCGGGCGGTCGAAAAATTCGATCCTGAACGTGGCTTCCGTTTCTCGACGTACGCCACTTGGTGGATTCGTCAGACCATTGAACGCGCGATCATGAATCAGACCCGGACGATCCGGCTGCCGATTCACGTCGTCAAGGAACTGAACGTCTACCTGCGTGCGGCCAGAGAGCTGACCCAGAAGCTCGACCATGAGCCTTCCCCTGAAGAAATCGCCAACCTGCTGGAACGACCTGTCGGTGAGGTCAAGCGCATGCTGGGCCTCAACGAGCGAGTCTCTTCGGTGGATGTTTCCTTAGGGCCGGACTCTGACAAGACCCTGCTCGACACCCTGACGGACGACCGTCCTACCGACCCGTGCGAATTGCTGCAGGATGATGATCTGTCTCAGAGCATCGACCAGTGGCTGTCCGAACTGACCGAAAAGCAGCGCGAGGTGGTGATACGCCGCTTTGGCCTGCGCGGGCATGAAAGCAGCACACTGGAAGACGTAGGGCTGGAAATCGGACTGACCCGTGAACGGGTGCGTCAGATACAGGTTGAAGGACTCAAGCGCCTGCGCGAGATTCTTGAAAAGAACGGTCTGTCCAGCGAGTCACTCTTCCGATAA
- a CDS encoding CinA family protein codes for MDEITRLADTLGSLLKAVDAQVTTAESCTGGGIAEAITRIGGSSAWFEAGYVTYSNAQKTRQLGVPDALFEQFGAVSQPIVEAMVRGALHESAARFAVAVSGVAGPGGGSVDKPVGTVWLCWGDGATLITQRRWFAGNRDEVRRQTVLTALQGLIQLARGEMPKQG; via the coding sequence GTGGATGAAATTACCCGGCTTGCCGACACGCTTGGCAGCCTGCTCAAAGCCGTCGATGCTCAGGTCACGACTGCCGAATCCTGCACGGGCGGCGGCATCGCCGAAGCCATTACCCGCATCGGCGGCAGCTCCGCCTGGTTCGAAGCGGGTTACGTGACGTATTCCAATGCTCAGAAAACCCGGCAACTAGGCGTGCCTGACGCGTTGTTCGAGCAATTTGGGGCGGTCAGTCAGCCGATCGTGGAAGCCATGGTGCGGGGTGCGCTGCATGAAAGTGCTGCGCGCTTCGCTGTCGCGGTCAGCGGTGTTGCAGGGCCAGGCGGCGGTTCGGTCGACAAGCCCGTCGGTACAGTGTGGCTGTGCTGGGGTGATGGAGCCACGCTCATCACCCAGCGTCGCTGGTTTGCGGGTAATCGGGATGAGGTCCGTCGACAGACGGTACTGACCGCGCTGCAAGGGCTGATACAACTGGCTCGTGGAGAAATGCCAAAACAGGGGTAG
- a CDS encoding LOG family protein → MPYVPDDLLSRHFQSDGLDLTRKVEEHIQQVAPDTRNLPLYRDMILTVLRMAQDDRNRWDVKITLQTLRELDKAFRVLERFKGRRKVTVFGSARTPVEHPLYAQATELGEKLAQSDMMVITGAGGGIMAAAHAGAGLKHSLGFNITLPFEQHANPTVDGTENLLPFHFFFTRKLFFVKEADALVLCPGGFGTLDEALEVLTLIQTGKSPLVPVVLLDTPGGSFWQGALDFIKNQLQENHYILPADMKLMRLVYSADEAVQEINQFYSNFHSSRWLKSKFVIRMHHALSEQALEHLQEAFVDLCISENFHQHGYQGEEHDEAQFSHLTRLAFTFTGRNQGRLRELVDYINLQENWARA, encoded by the coding sequence ATGCCGTATGTACCTGACGATCTTCTATCCCGACACTTCCAGAGTGATGGCCTCGACCTGACCCGCAAGGTCGAAGAGCATATTCAACAGGTTGCCCCCGATACCCGAAATCTGCCGCTGTATCGAGACATGATCCTGACCGTATTGCGCATGGCTCAGGACGACCGCAATCGCTGGGACGTCAAGATAACGCTGCAGACCCTGCGCGAGCTGGATAAGGCCTTTCGCGTGCTGGAACGCTTCAAGGGGCGCCGCAAGGTCACCGTATTCGGTTCCGCTCGTACCCCCGTGGAGCATCCGCTGTACGCGCAGGCCACGGAACTGGGCGAGAAACTGGCGCAATCCGACATGATGGTCATCACCGGCGCCGGCGGTGGCATCATGGCCGCAGCACACGCCGGTGCGGGCCTGAAACACAGCCTGGGATTCAACATCACCCTGCCCTTCGAGCAACACGCCAACCCGACCGTGGACGGCACCGAGAACCTGCTGCCCTTCCACTTCTTCTTCACCCGCAAACTGTTCTTCGTCAAGGAAGCCGATGCGCTGGTGCTCTGCCCGGGCGGCTTCGGCACCCTGGATGAAGCGCTGGAAGTGCTGACGTTGATACAAACCGGTAAAAGCCCACTGGTGCCGGTCGTGTTGCTGGACACCCCTGGTGGCAGCTTCTGGCAAGGCGCGCTGGACTTCATCAAGAACCAGCTACAGGAAAACCATTACATCCTGCCCGCCGACATGAAACTCATGCGGCTGGTCTACAGCGCTGACGAGGCTGTGCAAGAGATCAATCAGTTCTACAGCAACTTCCACTCCAGCCGCTGGTTGAAGAGCAAGTTCGTGATCCGCATGCATCACGCACTGAGTGAACAGGCGCTGGAGCACCTGCAAGAAGCGTTCGTCGACCTGTGCATCAGTGAAAACTTTCATCAGCACGGATATCAGGGCGAAGAGCACGATGAGGCGCAATTCAGTCACCTGACACGACTGGCGTTCACCTTTACCGGGCGCAATCAGGGACGACTTCGGGAGTTGGTGGATTACATCAATCTGCAAGAAAACTGGGCACGCGCTTAA
- the fdxA gene encoding ferredoxin FdxA — translation MTFVVTDNCIKCKYTDCVEVCPVDCFYEGPNFLVIHPDECIDCALCEPECPAVAIYSEDEIPAGMENFIELNAELADVWPNITEKKDAMPDAAEWDGKPGKIAELER, via the coding sequence ATGACCTTCGTCGTCACCGACAACTGCATCAAGTGCAAATACACCGATTGTGTAGAAGTCTGTCCGGTGGACTGCTTCTACGAAGGCCCGAACTTTCTGGTCATTCACCCGGACGAGTGCATCGACTGCGCGCTCTGCGAGCCTGAGTGCCCTGCTGTGGCCATTTACTCGGAAGACGAGATACCTGCGGGTATGGAAAACTTCATCGAACTGAACGCTGAGCTTGCCGACGTCTGGCCCAATATCACCGAGAAGAAAGACGCCATGCCTGACGCTGCGGAATGGGATGGCAAGCCTGGCAAGATCGCTGAACTGGAACGCTAG
- the recX gene encoding recombination regulator RecX — MSAVLDTPVAVRRTAMDLLARREHGRVELTRKLRQRGATPELIEPALDRLVEEGLLSESRYLESFVSYRARSGYGPVRIREELTQRGLQRADIEQALRECGVDWQEKLEEIWQRKFAGALPVDARERAKQGRFLSYCGYPLDMIGRLLSGRNHRDD; from the coding sequence ATGTCTGCCGTGCTCGATACACCTGTCGCCGTACGGCGAACTGCAATGGACCTGCTCGCACGCCGCGAGCATGGTCGAGTCGAGCTGACGCGCAAGTTGCGTCAGCGCGGCGCTACCCCCGAGCTGATAGAGCCTGCGCTTGACCGTCTGGTCGAGGAAGGCTTGCTCTCTGAATCCCGTTACCTCGAAAGCTTTGTTTCCTACCGTGCCCGTTCGGGCTATGGCCCTGTTCGTATTCGGGAAGAGCTGACTCAGCGCGGTCTGCAACGAGCCGATATCGAACAGGCGCTAAGAGAGTGCGGGGTTGATTGGCAGGAAAAACTCGAGGAAATCTGGCAGCGCAAGTTTGCTGGTGCATTACCGGTCGATGCTCGTGAGCGTGCAAAGCAGGGACGTTTTCTGAGCTACTGCGGGTACCCGCTGGACATGATTGGCCGCCTGTTGAGCGGCCGTAATCATCGGGACGATTGA